The following are encoded together in the Vespa velutina chromosome 3, iVesVel2.1, whole genome shotgun sequence genome:
- the LOC124947714 gene encoding lactosylceramide 4-alpha-galactosyltransferase-like produces the protein MKKRLFFGFVCAVLLFIVMTSNDNTIVQKVTNFIIADSNDVSCYEISTTYGFPHLESDSVKPILGKNIFFHETSCFDEKGIVLNPRQACAVESAALMNPESTIYLLFLSPSPISLETKEMIKQLSSYPNVKIRRIFPETYTKDTPLEDWYKSGTLMKSRWRRSHMSDILRYLTLWKYGGIYLDLDVVVTTSLENLTNFAGAEDWDDVAAGVLGFSSNKLGRRMADACLRDLKKNFRGNDWGNNGPGVITRILQKICSTKYTRDMSVSRCHGFKVFPPSAFYPIHYKKWIKYFEEKNINSTMEILKQARAIHVWNKLSKSKKIHVNSNVPYVVIARKYCPKVFSNCGNIF, from the exons atgaagaaaagattGTTTTTCGGTTTCGTATGTGCCGTATTACTCTTTATCGTAATGACATCAAACGATAATACTATCGTGCAAAaagttacaaattttattatagccGACAGCAATGATGTTTCATGTTACGAGATCTCCACTACTTATGGTTTTCCTCACTTAGAGTCTG attctgTGAAACCTATACTcggaaagaatatatttttccatgAGACGTCCTGTTTCGATGAAAAAGGAATTGTTTTGAATCCACGTCAGGCTTGTGCTGTAGAATCGGCGGCTCTCATGAATCCGGAAAGtacaatatatcttttatttcttagtCCTTCGCCGATATCCttggaaacgaaagaaatgataaagcAATTGTCGAGTTATCCGAACGTCAAGATTAGAAGGATTTTCCCAGAAACTTATACGAAAGACACGCCGTTGGAAGATTGGTACAAAAGTGGTACCTTGATGAAGAGTAGATGGAGACGTAGTCATATGTCGGACATTTTGAGATATTTAACTCTTTGGAAATATGGAGGAATATATCTTGACTTGGACGTCGTCGTTACAAC gtcattggaaaatttaacaaattttgcTGGTGCCGAGGATTGGGATGACGTAGCAGCCGGTGTTTTGGGTTTCAGTTCGAATAAGCTTGGACGACGTATGGCGGATGCCTGCCTTcgtgatttgaaaaaaaattttcgtgGTAATGATTGGGGTAACAATGGACCTGGTGTTATCACgagaattttacaaaaaatatgttcTACCaaatac ACTCGAGATATGTCGGTGTCACGTTGCCACGGCTTCAAAGTTTTTCCACCCTCTGCTTTCTATCCAATTCATTACAAGAAgtggataaaatatttcgaggaGAAGAACATTAATTCAACGATGGAGATATTGAAGCAAGCTCGGGCGATACACGTGTGGAACAAACTCagtaaatcgaagaaaattcatgTGAATAGCAACGTTCCTTATGTCGTTATAGCTCGCAAATATTGTCCGAAAGTATTTTCGAATTGTGGTAATATCTTCTAG